From Streptomyces sp. TLI_235, a single genomic window includes:
- a CDS encoding WYL domain-containing protein, translated as MRKTANETEHDTVIRILRAIDRQHPITITYTKADGTETIRTIEIYNIEISKVGAICLKAMDRHSGDRRTFRVDRIQAYTVHRSAYVLDRPADATPVTPKAFCETCWDLYEADELTAGPSGDPTCGDCRITHADIRAAYAH; from the coding sequence ATGCGGAAGACGGCCAACGAGACCGAGCACGACACCGTCATCCGCATCCTCCGCGCCATCGACCGCCAGCACCCGATCACCATCACCTACACCAAGGCCGACGGCACCGAGACCATCCGCACCATCGAGATCTACAACATCGAGATCTCCAAGGTCGGCGCCATCTGCCTCAAGGCCATGGACCGCCACTCCGGCGACCGGCGCACCTTCCGCGTCGACCGCATCCAGGCGTACACCGTCCACCGCTCCGCCTACGTCCTCGACCGGCCGGCCGACGCCACCCCGGTCACCCCGAAGGCGTTCTGCGAGACCTGCTGGGACCTGTACGAGGCCGACGAGCTGACGGCCGGCCCGTCCGGTGACCCGACCTGCGGCGACTGCCGCATCACCCACGCCGACATCCGCGCCGCCTACGCGCACTAG